The following nucleotide sequence is from uncultured Draconibacterium sp..
ACATCCAATCCTTCACTGTATGTGAATTGCGTTCCTGGTTCGTGGTGTAAAGGCAATTGGGCAAGCTTCTTTACACTTTCTTCAATGGTAATATTTTTTGTGGTGAACAGGTCGGTTACACCGGCTTTTTTGTACAGCATTTTAAAACGTTCATCGCCATCAATTACACCGTAACCAATGCCTGAAGTATGCGACAAAAGGTGACGAATGGTGATTTCATTTTTTACAGGAACTCCGGTCCAGGTGGTATCGCTGTACCTAAAATTGGTAAGAACCTGCTGATTTTTAAACTCGGGGATATATTCCGAAATTGGGTCATCCAACTGAAATTTACCTTCTTCCCATAACATCATTACCGCGGTTGAAGTAATTGCTTTTGATTGTGATGCAATTCGAAAAATAGCATCGCGCTCCATTTTGTCGCCGGCTTCATTGGCAACTCCGTAGGCTTTCCAGTGAACAATTTTCCCGTTACGTGCCACCAGCGAAACAATCCCCGGAAGATTTCCTTTAGCCACTTCCTCTTCACACATTTTATCAATTCGAGCTAATCGCTGGGCAGAAATACCGGCACTTTCGGGAGGCATCTCCTCTAATTTGTGCAATTTTATTATTGAAGTGGTTTGGGCATTCGTTACGCCCAACAAGAAAATACAGAGCGCAAAAAGTAGTGTTAGCTTCTTCATTCGGTTTAATTTTAATAGCCCGGTTTCAAATAATCGATGGGCTGTAAATACATGATTTCATTTTAGCGTATTCAAAGATACAAATAACTACTTCCAAAGAAAGCATCTTGTTGTTACAAGAAAAAAACGAGGCATAAAAACTTCTTTATACGTTTTGTAAAAGCTTCACCAATATCGAACAGGAAAGCTTCTTGTTTATCGTAAATACACAGCCATGTATATCTCCCAGACACATCTTCTGCAAAATAAGAAAAGGGAAATTACTTTCCCTTTTCTTAATTAAAACAAGCTTTGTTGTGGTACCGAAGTAGCCACTTCGATCAGCTCTTTATCATGATTATGCACTAACTCCGATTGATTATCAAATAACATACAGGCACCTCCGTCGGGCGTAAACGGCTCCCACTCAGGCATTGCATCGCTATTAGGATTACCGGTGTATGCGAAAGTAGCCCATGTTTTACTCATTTTAGCAGCCAAAGCATAAGCTTCAGGAGATCCGCTATTATATTCTTCTGTACGTTCAATGTTATTGAAAACAAAAGCGATTTCCATACAATGAGCCGATTTCAACATGCCGTCCAAATGCGGCGCATTCCACTTAAAAACGTAATTGTAAACCGGTGCATTTCCGGGAAATGACGACCTAAGTTGAGCATATTCCAACAACATGGGGCGAAACATAATATCCACATCAGTCATATCCGAAGGCATGTTTGTATTTGGATAAGCCTTCTTGAAAGCAGCAACATAAGCATCGGTTTTATCGCCATATTTGGTTTTTAGATAGTCAATAACCGTTGCTTCATCGGCATGTAACATCCCGGCAGGAGCTGTAAAATCACCAAATTCAACCTTATTAGAACCGATTATAAGCGGAACATCTTTCGCTAATTCTTCGGCACCGGCAGCTCCCGGTTGCAAAGGAATAAAAGTGCCGTCGCACGAAGGAGCCCAACCAAGACTGCCCAAACCTGCACCGGAAGCACTGGCAATTGCACGATTACCTGCCGCCAGTAATTCATCGAAAGGAACTTCCTGCAATTTGTCAACTTCGCTCTTTTCCAGCCCAAGTTCATCAAGAATAGCCAATCCCAACTTTTGTGTAGCTTCTTTAGTGCCAAATTGGCCCGCGACACCACTTTCCATAATTGCTTTATGGAATAATCCTTTTGCCGATGGCGCATACATCAAAGTTGCCACTTTTCCGCCACCACCCGACTGACCAAAAATGGTCACATTTCCGGGATCGCCGCCAAAATTGGCAATGTTGTCGTGCACCCACTGAAGCGCAGCTACAATATCCATCATTCCAACATTGGCAGATTGGGCATATTTCTCGTCCACGGCAGAAAGATCCAGAAATCCAAGCACATTTAAACGATGATTAACAGAGACTACTACCACATCGCCTGTTCGGCTCAGGTTCTCGCCATCGTAACTTGGTAATTCGCACGAGGAACCGGCTGTATATCCACCACCATGTAGCCAAACCATTACCGGACGTTTTTTACTGTCGTTAATTGCGGGCGACCAAACATTCAGGTTCTGGCAGGCATCTTCCTTCATAAACCAGAAATTGTGTTGCTGGGCAAACTCCATCTCATCAAATAAAATCATGGAAGCCACATCAATCGGACAAACCGGTCCATAAGAACGGGAACTTCTCACTCCTTCCCACTTGTCGGGCTTTTGCGGGGGCATAAACCGATCAGCTTTTGCATAAGGAATTCCCTTGTAGTTGTATACTCCCTTGTGTACATAACCGATAACATCACCTGACTCTGTTGAGACTTGTGCTGTTTCGTTGTTGGCAATCATCGGATGTGAACCGGGCGTTGCATAAGGATCATTTGTTGTTTGTGTTCCGGCGTTCTGACAAGATGAGAACAATAAAGTTCCAGCTGTCAAAACATACAAAATTCGTGATAGTTTAAATTTCATTTTGTCCTATTTTTTTGATTTTACAATAATTTTCGTGCTTCCCTGTCAGGATCATTTTTGGCCTCGCAAATATCATTCAGAATCATTACTTCACCATTTTCAACAGAGAATTTTGGCCATTCAGGTAAGGTTTCACAATTTGGATTACCGGTTTTCATAAACGAAAGCAGGGCATCCGACATTTTTTCCGACAATGTACGTGGCCG
It contains:
- a CDS encoding serine hydrolase domain-containing protein; translation: MKKLTLLFALCIFLLGVTNAQTTSIIKLHKLEEMPPESAGISAQRLARIDKMCEEEVAKGNLPGIVSLVARNGKIVHWKAYGVANEAGDKMERDAIFRIASQSKAITSTAVMMLWEEGKFQLDDPISEYIPEFKNQQVLTNFRYSDTTWTGVPVKNEITIRHLLSHTSGIGYGVIDGDERFKMLYKKAGVTDLFTTKNITIEESVKKLAQLPLHHEPGTQFTYSEGLDVLGYFIEIVSGMPFDKYLKTHIFDPLGMEDTWFYQPEKNINRVVEVQTPVNGEWQKYPVTFYDTDYPIKGAKTFFSGGAGLSSTAKDYAIFLQMYLNGGEYNGVRLLSRKTVDVILSNQIGDIWGDSDTKFGLAFELLTEKGQRKGGLGSEGTFNWGGYFNTQYFADPKENVIGIIMKQTQGPENDITGWKFRQLVFQAIDD
- a CDS encoding carboxylesterase family protein, with protein sequence MKFKLSRILYVLTAGTLLFSSCQNAGTQTTNDPYATPGSHPMIANNETAQVSTESGDVIGYVHKGVYNYKGIPYAKADRFMPPQKPDKWEGVRSSRSYGPVCPIDVASMILFDEMEFAQQHNFWFMKEDACQNLNVWSPAINDSKKRPVMVWLHGGGYTAGSSCELPSYDGENLSRTGDVVVVSVNHRLNVLGFLDLSAVDEKYAQSANVGMMDIVAALQWVHDNIANFGGDPGNVTIFGQSGGGGKVATLMYAPSAKGLFHKAIMESGVAGQFGTKEATQKLGLAILDELGLEKSEVDKLQEVPFDELLAAGNRAIASASGAGLGSLGWAPSCDGTFIPLQPGAAGAEELAKDVPLIIGSNKVEFGDFTAPAGMLHADEATVIDYLKTKYGDKTDAYVAAFKKAYPNTNMPSDMTDVDIMFRPMLLEYAQLRSSFPGNAPVYNYVFKWNAPHLDGMLKSAHCMEIAFVFNNIERTEEYNSGSPEAYALAAKMSKTWATFAYTGNPNSDAMPEWEPFTPDGGACMLFDNQSELVHNHDKELIEVATSVPQQSLF